Proteins from a single region of Coregonus clupeaformis isolate EN_2021a chromosome 35, ASM2061545v1, whole genome shotgun sequence:
- the LOC121551657 gene encoding LOW QUALITY PROTEIN: lysosomal alpha-glucosidase (The sequence of the model RefSeq protein was modified relative to this genomic sequence to represent the inferred CDS: deleted 1 base in 1 codon): MGLSSCLSALSLSALITLALITCLHLSYLSDQKVSLIKLTSKKQPDETPIHLSVRHGLEEDPATRQASEREDIVNLQRVSSHLAPSHRLLGEVPHPASSSGPREAECRRVAHESRFDCARDRVLSQTECQGRGCCYAPLPQGLSGGPPWCFYPPSYSGYRMGPLTPTSRGQAATLTRPTPSYLPRDISILQLEVLDETEGRLHLTLKDPSSQRYEVPLSTSPSRGNAQTQDHLYVTEFQADPFGFIVCRKSNSRVLVNTTVAPLLYADQYLQLSTSLASSLVSGLGEHYTPLSLDLNWTSLTLWNRDMAPHGDANLYGSHPFYMVQEGDGKAHGVFLLNSNAMEVVLQPSPALTWVAVGGILDLYIFLGPDPQSVVRQYLQVIGYPMMPPYWSLGFHLCRWGYRSTNATREVVRRMHNANFPLDVQWNDLDYADKRRVFTFDPQRFVDLPDMVKEFHQKGMRYILILDPGISSTSPPGTYPPFDEGQRRGVFIRNSTGQTLIGKLWPGPTAFPDFTNPETQSWWEDCIREFHSRVPLDGLWIDMNEPASFVQGSMEGCPDSDLESPPYVPRVVGGQLNTGTLCMSAQQNLTTHYNLHNLYGLTEASATHSALVKVRGSRPFVLSRSSFPGIGRFSGVWTGDVRSDWEQLRYSIPAVLLFGLFGVPLAGADVCGFGGDTTEELCVRWTQLGAFYPFMRNHNDKPNAPQEPYVFGQEAQAAMRSAVTLRYSLLPFLYTLFYHAHTSADTVAMPLFLQFPSDPNCQTIDRQFLWGSSLLVSPVLEQGSVELAAYLPPGTWYSLHNGQPFYSKGQYLLLPAPLDTINVHVREGHIIPQQEPALTTSASRSNPFLLTVALSAGGWAWGDLFWDDGDSLDTFQRGDYSYVIFIAGQSQVVSDPLHQNGALDGLVLGGVRVFGMLSPPRYVWANGKKVRDFSYRTDTKVLTVTSLALPMSEVFEVQWTS, from the exons ATGGGTTTGTCTAGTTGTCTgtctgccctgtctctctctgccctgaTCACCCTGGCCTTGATAACATGTTTACACCTTAGCTACCTGTCTGACCAAAAGGTCTCACTGATAAAGTTAACTAGCAAAAAACAACCAGATGAGACACCAATACACCTATCAGTAAGACATGGTTTAGAGGAGGATCCAGCAACAAGACAGGCCAGTGAGAGGGAGGATATAGTGAACCTCCAGAGGGTTAGCTCCCATCTTGCCCCCAGTCACAGATTGCTGGGGGAAGTCCCCCACCCAGCCAGCTCCAGTGGTCCCAGAGAGGCTGAGTGTAGGAGGGTAGCCCATGAGAGCCGCTTTGACTGTGCCCGGGACCGAGTTCTGAGCCAGACAGAGTgtcaggggagagggtgctgctATGCTCCCCTACCACAAGGCCTCTCTGGAGGACCCCCGTGGTGCTTCTACCCCCCGTCATACAGCGGGTACAGGATGGGGCCCCTCACCCCCACTTCCAGGGGCCAGGCTGCCACCCTCACGAGGCCCACTCCCTCCTACCTGCCCCGGGATATCTCTATACTCCAGTTGGAGGTCCTGGATGAGACAGAAGGCCGACTGCACCTCACG TTGAAGGATCCATCGTCCCAGCGATATGAAGTTCCCCTATCCACTTCCCCATCCAGAGGTAACGCTCAAACCCAGGACCACCTCTATGTCACTGAGTTTCAAGCTGACCCTTTTGGGTTCATAGTGTGCCGGAAATCCAACAGCCGTGTCCT tgtgaaCACCACAGTGGCCCCGCTGCTGTATGCTGACCAGTACCTGCAGCTGTCTACCTCCCTGGCCTCCTCACTGGTGTCTGGGCTGGGGGAACACTACACCCCCCTCAGCCTGGACCTCAATTGGACCTCCCTCACCCTCTGGAACAGGGACATGGCGCCCCAT GGCGATGCCAACCTGTATGGCTCCCATCCGTTCTACATGGTGCAGGAGGGGGATGGAAAGGCTCATGGGGTCTTCCTGCTCAACAGCAATGCCATGG aGGTGGTCCTGCAGCCTAGCCCTGCTCTGACCTGGGTGGCTGTGGGAGGAATCCTGGACCTGTACATCTTCCTGGGCCCTGACCCTCAGAGTGTTGTCAGACAGTACCTCCAGGTTATAG GGTACCCTATGATGCCTCCTTATTGGTCACTGGGGTTCCACCTGTGTCGCTGGGGATACCGGTCCACCAACGCAACCCGAGAGGTGGTGCGACGCATGCACAACGCCAACTTTCCCTtg GACGTGCAGTGGAATGACCTGGATTACGCAGACAAGCGTCGGGTGTTCACCTTTGACCCCCAGCGCTTCGTGGACCTGCCAGACATGGTGAAGGAGTTCCATCAGAAGGGCATGAGGTACATTCTCATCCTG GACCCTGGGATCAGCAGCACCAGCCCCCCTGGTACTTACCCACCCTTTGATGAGGGTCAGCGGAGAGGGGTCTTCATCAGGAACTCTACAGGACAGACACTCATAGGGAAG TTGTGGCCTGGTCCGACAGCGTTCCCTGACTTCACCAACCCAGAGACACAGAGCTGGTGGGAGGACTGCATCCGGGAGTTCCACTCCAGAGTCCCCCTGGATGGCCTGTGGATC GATATGAATGAACCAGCCAGTTTTGTGCAGGGCTCTATGGAGGGGTGTCCTGACAGTGATTTGGAGAGCCCCCCCTACGTGCCAC gggtGGTTGGAGGACAGCTGAACACTGGTACTCTCTGCATGTCAGCTCAACAGAACCTG ACCACTCACTACAACCTGCATAACCTCTATGGGCTGACGGAGGCTAGCGCCACCCACAG TGCCCTGGTGAAGGTCCGGGGGTCGCGACCCTTCGTGCTGTCCCGCTCCTCCTTCCCTGGCATCGGCCGTTTCTCCGGAGTCTGGACGGGAGATGTGAGGAGCGACTGGGAGCAGCTCAGATACTCCATCCCTG CCGTGCTGCTGTTTGGCCTGTTCGGGGTGCCCCTGGCGGGGGCGGATGTGTGTGGGTTCGGGGGGGACACCACAGAGGAGCTGTGTGTACGCTGGACCCAGCTTGGAGCCTTCTACCCCTTCATGAGGAACCACAACGACAAGCCCAACGCT ccccaGGAGCCCTATGTGTTTGGGCAGGAGGCCCAGGCGGCTATGCGTAGCGCGGTGACGTTGCGTTACTCTCTCCTGCCGTTCCTCTACACACTCTTCTACCACGCACACACCTCCGCAGACACTGTGGCCATGCCTCTCTTCCTCCA GTTCCCCTCGGACCCTAACTGCCAGACCATAGACAGACAGTTCCTGTGGGGAAGTTCTCTGCTCGTCAGCCCGGTGTTAGAGCAGGGGTCAGTGGAGCTGGCTGCCTACCTCCCCCCGGGGACTTGGTACAGTCTGCACAAT ggCCAGCCGTTCTACAGTAAGGGTCAGTACCTGCTCCTCCCAGCCCCTCTGGACACCATCAACGTCCATGTGAGAGAGGGACACATCATCCCACAGCAG GAGCCAGCCCTGACCACCTCAGCTTCTCGCAGTAACCCTTTCCTCCTGACGGTGGCGCTGTCTGCTGGGGGTTGGGCCTGGGGTGACCTGTTCTGGGATGATGGGGACAGTCTGGACACCTTCCAGAGAGGAGACTACTCCTATGTTATCTTCATCGCAGGACAG TCCCAGGTGGTGAGTGACCCCCTGCATCAGAACGGGGCCCTGGACGGGCTGGTGCTGGGAGGGGTGCGGGTGTTCGGGATGCTCTCCCCACCCCGCTATGTATGGGCCAACGGAAAGAAAGTGAGGGATTTCTCTTATCGGACTGACACCAAG GTTCTGACAGTGACCAGCCTGGCCCTGCCCATGTCAGAGGTGTTTGAAGTCCAGTGGACCTCATGA